In the genome of Polaribacter atrinae, one region contains:
- a CDS encoding 5-formyltetrahydrofolate cyclo-ligase → MKKQELRKIYKQKRADLTLDEILAFQENIYEQIYDLDTSGVKNVHLFLSLTKFKEIDTQPIINFFRKRHKKIVVSTCNFKDNTLSHFYLEEDTVLELNKFGVPEPVNAVPVDEKELDLIFVPLLISDELNYRVGYGKGFYDRFLSKCTEEAQFIGLNFFKPIYQIEDSDEFDIPLHQVIYPK, encoded by the coding sequence ATGAAAAAGCAAGAACTTAGAAAAATTTACAAGCAAAAACGTGCCGACTTAACCCTAGATGAAATTTTAGCATTTCAAGAAAATATCTATGAACAAATTTATGATTTAGATACTTCTGGCGTTAAAAATGTGCATTTGTTTCTGTCGCTAACTAAGTTTAAAGAAATAGATACGCAGCCAATTATTAATTTTTTTAGAAAACGACATAAAAAAATTGTAGTAAGTACCTGTAATTTCAAAGACAATACACTTTCTCATTTCTATTTAGAAGAAGATACCGTTTTAGAATTGAATAAATTTGGAGTTCCAGAACCTGTAAATGCAGTACCAGTTGATGAAAAAGAGCTAGATCTTATTTTTGTTCCGCTTTTAATATCCGATGAATTAAATTACAGAGTTGGTTACGGAAAAGGGTTTTACGATCGGTTTTTATCAAAATGTACAGAAGAAGCACAATTTATTGGTTTAAACTTTTTTAAACCTATTTATCAAATTGAAGATTCAGATGAATTTGATATTCCTTTACACCAAGTAATCTATCCCAAATAA
- a CDS encoding DUF3781 domain-containing protein has product MIKIKKEEIVKKHCYTKLVYERINKKLKTNFSTDESQILIKKILEETTLENYIKKGKNFYISNKQHAIRVTVNSNTFRVITVDRITNKLR; this is encoded by the coding sequence ATGATAAAAATTAAGAAAGAAGAGATTGTAAAAAAGCATTGCTATACAAAGTTGGTTTACGAAAGGATAAACAAGAAATTGAAAACCAATTTTTCTACTGATGAAAGCCAAATACTGATTAAAAAAATATTAGAAGAAACCACTTTAGAAAACTATATTAAAAAAGGAAAGAATTTTTATATTTCTAATAAGCAACATGCAATTAGAGTTACTGTTAATTCGAATACTTTTAGAGTGATAACAGTAGATAGAATTACAAATAAACTTAGATAA
- a CDS encoding cyclase family protein, which produces MKAVIEYNSRKIEINVSEPIDISIPIDVTKKNINAWGIEDPKIGPASFDGYEVSVANGAVVNFNNIQFNPHSHITHTECVGHITKEVHSVNQNLKHYFFLAELVTVAPEKIGNDFVISEKQLKTALKNKKRDAIVIRTLPNLSDKKETRYFNTNPAYLSNEASSYLVEKGIKHLLIDLPSVDKEKDGGKLEVHNIFWNTSGDLRMNATITEFIFVPNDVDDGEYLLNLMIAPFENDATPSKPILYKIIK; this is translated from the coding sequence TATTTCGATTCCTATAGATGTTACTAAAAAAAATATAAATGCTTGGGGAATTGAAGACCCTAAAATTGGGCCAGCATCTTTTGATGGTTACGAAGTTAGTGTGGCTAATGGCGCGGTTGTAAATTTTAATAATATTCAATTCAACCCGCATTCACATATTACCCATACCGAGTGTGTTGGTCATATTACAAAAGAAGTACACTCTGTAAATCAAAATTTAAAACATTATTTCTTTTTAGCTGAATTGGTAACCGTGGCTCCTGAAAAAATAGGAAATGATTTTGTAATTTCTGAAAAACAGTTAAAAACAGCATTAAAAAATAAAAAGAGAGATGCCATTGTAATAAGAACTTTACCAAATTTATCTGACAAAAAAGAAACCAGATACTTTAATACAAATCCTGCTTATTTATCTAATGAAGCGTCTAGTTATTTAGTAGAAAAAGGAATTAAACACTTATTGATAGATTTACCTTCTGTAGATAAAGAAAAAGATGGCGGAAAATTAGAAGTTCACAATATTTTCTGGAATACTTCTGGTGATTTAAGAATGAATGCTACTATTACAGAGTTTATATTTGTGCCAAATGATGTGGATGACGGTGAATATTTATTAAACTTAATGATTGCACCATTCGAAAATGATGCAACACCTAGTAAGCCTATTTTATATAAAATTATAAAGTAG
- a CDS encoding MmcQ/YjbR family DNA-binding protein: MHIEQLRDFCISKKGVTEHFPFDDVTLVFKVMDKMFLLTGLTSWEKGDPKVNLKCNPEKAIALREDFEGITAGYHMSKKHWNTVLLNSSDISDDLAKELINHSYDLVVQGLSKKLQKELEEL; encoded by the coding sequence ATGCACATAGAACAATTGAGAGATTTTTGTATTTCTAAAAAAGGGGTAACAGAACATTTTCCTTTTGATGATGTAACGTTAGTTTTTAAAGTGATGGATAAAATGTTTTTATTAACAGGTTTAACTTCTTGGGAAAAAGGCGATCCTAAAGTCAACCTAAAATGCAACCCAGAAAAAGCAATTGCATTAAGAGAAGATTTTGAGGGCATTACAGCAGGGTATCATATGAGTAAAAAACATTGGAACACTGTTTTACTCAATTCGAGTGATATTTCAGACGATTTAGCAAAAGAACTCATTAATCATTCTTATGATTTGGTTGTGCAAGGTCTATCAAAAAAGCTCCAAAAAGAATTAGAAGAATTGTAG
- a CDS encoding magnesium and cobalt transport protein CorA has product MTENDFLDNTSIISYSAKNYEKTTYNAISEIVFSENSASTKWLNTYGIQFHDAYKKVIHQNKLDDFLIKLLGDEEHPNKVILLDNLLFVTTRVLITQSQKLDSEQMIFVVSSDFLWSIQEKSGDYFGWIRERLEGNKGIVRKKKTDYLLYLILESIIDNYQNTYEVNADLSADKLNSTHIKPTPEFTSLVEKRKQELFNFKKATLSLRDTIIKLEKVEIKDFNIKYFNELKEQTNNLVSNIDFELQELESKINLIFSIQGHRLNEVMKTLTILSVIFIPLTFLAGIYGMNFENIPELKYKYGYFILLGVMALVTIVSVWYFKRKKWF; this is encoded by the coding sequence ATGACTGAAAATGATTTTTTAGACAACACCTCTATAATTAGTTATTCTGCAAAGAACTACGAAAAAACAACCTACAATGCAATTTCTGAGATTGTGTTTTCGGAAAATTCGGCTAGCACTAAATGGTTAAACACGTATGGAATACAGTTTCATGATGCCTATAAAAAAGTAATTCATCAGAATAAATTAGACGATTTTTTAATAAAATTATTAGGGGATGAAGAGCACCCGAACAAAGTAATTTTATTAGATAATTTACTATTTGTAACTACCAGGGTTTTAATTACCCAAAGTCAGAAATTAGATTCTGAACAAATGATTTTTGTTGTTTCTTCTGATTTTTTATGGTCTATTCAAGAAAAATCTGGAGATTATTTTGGTTGGATCCGTGAGCGTTTAGAAGGTAATAAAGGCATTGTTAGAAAGAAAAAAACAGATTATTTACTGTATTTGATTCTAGAATCTATAATTGATAATTACCAAAACACTTATGAAGTTAATGCCGATTTAAGTGCAGATAAACTAAATTCTACACATATAAAACCAACACCAGAGTTTACCTCTTTAGTAGAAAAAAGAAAACAAGAATTATTTAACTTTAAGAAAGCAACGTTAAGTTTAAGAGACACTATTATAAAATTAGAAAAGGTAGAAATTAAAGATTTTAATATAAAATACTTTAATGAATTAAAAGAGCAAACAAACAACTTAGTGTCTAATATAGATTTTGAATTACAAGAATTAGAGAGTAAAATAAACCTTATTTTTAGTATTCAAGGGCACCGTTTAAATGAGGTAATGAAAACACTTACTATTTTGTCTGTTATATTTATACCTTTAACTTTCTTAGCAGGAATTTACGGAATGAACTTTGAAAATATTCCTGAATTAAAATATAAATACGGTTATTTTATTCTACTTGGCGTTATGGCATTAGTAACCATAGTTTCAGTTTGGTATTTTAAACGTAAAAAGTGGTTTTAA